The following proteins come from a genomic window of Fibrobacter sp.:
- a CDS encoding AAA family ATPase produces the protein MKMSNQEEKNPELDLAFRYLQDTSENVFLTGKAGTGKTTFLHNLRKSSPKRMVVLAPTGVAAINAGGMTIHSFFQMPFGPWIPGGRADFAADGDFRKGLSAKFHKFSREKLNIIKSLDLIIIDEISMVRSDLLDGIDEILRKFRNRDRPFGGIQLLMIGDLQQLAPVVKEDEWEILKEHYDTPFFFGSNALRKSSYVTIELKRVYRQSDSDFIEMLNRVRDGDRSPETIALINKRYTPDIKGVMEGCITLTTHNYQAKQINEERMRRLEGRPWIFKAKIEGDFPEYSYPTDPQLELRVGAQVMFVKNDTRPDKRYFNGKIGKVTDIDEDKVYVKCSDDEPVIEVEMDCWENMKYGLDKESGEIVETVTGKFTQYPLKAAWAITIHKSQGLTFDKVVIDAGAAFAHGQVYVALSRCRTLEGLFLTSRLTPRVLINSSSVSEFIKSTEKYHPDENHLLKAMISFQQSLLRELFDLNTVDREIRALMRLAKENKECLCPGLMDSLTDLNAKVKNEITDVADRFSLQIQGLLRKEPVVERNEELLERIRKGCVYFREKLESHVGGILCEGGKIDVDKKEIRKSIAASITRLREEMEKKSHCFQVCGSGFSVKTYLEARAKVAIEKPSVKESVTKPETFDFSDVDQELYMLLKSWRRQKARSLDKPEFMILSNKTIAGISTLLPSSMKELKGVTGIGSRKLKEYGEEILGIIAEYCKKNGIEYCLKDEPVKDSPKRERVNTRQVSLDLFNSGKTLQEVASIRGLSLSTIEGHIAHFISTGELDISRLLSEEKISEISGFFLNQNSRELSPAKENFGDKYSYGELRMVLAHLDSIGQENAVL, from the coding sequence AACGTGTTCCTTACTGGAAAAGCCGGTACCGGTAAAACCACCTTTCTTCACAATCTCAGGAAATCCTCACCTAAAAGAATGGTAGTGCTTGCGCCTACCGGTGTCGCTGCGATAAATGCAGGCGGGATGACGATACACTCCTTTTTTCAGATGCCTTTCGGACCCTGGATTCCGGGCGGACGGGCCGATTTTGCTGCAGACGGGGATTTCAGGAAAGGACTTTCCGCCAAATTTCACAAGTTCAGCCGTGAAAAACTTAACATAATTAAAAGTCTCGATTTGATCATCATCGATGAGATAAGTATGGTGAGATCGGATCTGCTTGACGGGATCGATGAGATACTGAGAAAGTTCCGTAACCGCGACAGACCATTCGGCGGGATACAGCTCCTTATGATCGGTGATCTTCAGCAGCTTGCTCCTGTTGTCAAGGAGGATGAATGGGAGATTCTTAAAGAGCATTATGATACTCCCTTTTTTTTCGGAAGTAACGCGCTGAGAAAATCCAGTTATGTCACAATAGAGCTGAAAAGGGTTTACAGACAAAGTGACAGTGATTTTATAGAAATGCTTAACAGGGTACGTGATGGCGACAGGAGCCCGGAAACGATCGCGCTTATCAATAAACGCTACACACCGGATATTAAAGGTGTTATGGAAGGGTGTATCACTCTTACCACCCATAATTATCAGGCAAAGCAGATCAATGAGGAGAGGATGAGGAGGCTTGAGGGGCGACCCTGGATTTTCAAGGCGAAGATAGAGGGGGATTTTCCGGAGTATTCTTATCCCACAGATCCGCAGCTTGAGCTCAGGGTCGGAGCCCAGGTGATGTTTGTCAAGAATGACACGCGGCCGGATAAACGCTATTTCAATGGGAAAATCGGAAAAGTGACGGATATCGATGAGGATAAGGTGTATGTAAAGTGTTCCGATGATGAGCCGGTTATAGAGGTGGAGATGGACTGCTGGGAAAACATGAAATACGGGCTTGATAAAGAGAGCGGTGAGATAGTGGAGACTGTTACAGGTAAATTTACCCAGTACCCTCTCAAGGCCGCCTGGGCAATAACAATACATAAAAGTCAGGGGCTTACATTTGACAAGGTGGTTATCGATGCCGGAGCGGCTTTTGCACATGGACAGGTATATGTAGCTCTCAGCAGGTGCAGAACTCTCGAAGGGCTTTTTCTTACCTCGAGGCTTACCCCCAGGGTGCTGATAAACAGCTCTTCAGTGTCGGAATTTATAAAAAGTACGGAAAAGTATCATCCTGACGAGAACCATCTGTTAAAAGCCATGATCTCTTTTCAGCAAAGTCTTCTCAGGGAGCTGTTTGACCTTAATACGGTCGATAGAGAGATCCGTGCTCTTATGAGGCTTGCGAAAGAGAACAAAGAGTGTCTCTGTCCCGGATTGATGGATTCTCTTACTGATCTCAATGCTAAAGTAAAAAATGAGATAACCGATGTGGCGGATCGGTTCAGTTTACAGATTCAGGGATTGCTGCGTAAAGAGCCTGTTGTTGAGCGTAATGAAGAGCTTCTGGAGAGGATCAGGAAGGGATGTGTGTATTTCAGGGAAAAGCTGGAATCTCATGTCGGCGGTATTCTGTGTGAGGGAGGAAAAATCGATGTTGATAAAAAGGAAATACGAAAATCGATCGCTGCAAGTATCACGCGGCTAAGGGAGGAAATGGAGAAAAAATCACACTGTTTTCAGGTGTGCGGCTCCGGTTTTTCTGTAAAGACATATCTGGAAGCGCGGGCTAAAGTTGCAATTGAGAAGCCATCAGTGAAGGAGAGTGTTACAAAGCCTGAGACTTTTGATTTCTCCGATGTGGATCAGGAGCTCTATATGTTGCTTAAATCCTGGAGAAGGCAAAAGGCCCGTTCTCTGGACAAGCCGGAGTTCATGATTTTAAGCAACAAGACAATTGCCGGCATAAGCACATTGTTACCATCCTCGATGAAAGAGCTCAAGGGTGTTACCGGGATCGGAAGCAGGAAGCTTAAGGAGTATGGGGAGGAGATTCTGGGGATTATAGCAGAATATTGCAAAAAAAACGGGATAGAATACTGCCTCAAGGATGAACCGGTGAAGGATTCTCCTAAAAGGGAGAGGGTAAACACAAGGCAGGTCAGCCTGGATCTTTTCAATTCCGGAAAAACACTTCAGGAGGTAGCCTCAATAAGGGGGCTGAGCCTTTCCACTATCGAGGGGCATATTGCACATTTCATAAGTACCGGAGAGCTTGACATCTCCAGACTTCTGTCTGAGGAAAAGATCTCAGAAATCAGTGGGTTCTTTCTGAATCAGAATTCAAGGGAGCTTTCTCCTGCGAAAGAAAATTTTGGTGACAAATACTCTTATGGTGAATTGCGGATGGTTCTTGCGCATCTTGATTCTATCGGGCAGGAGAACGCAGTGTTATGA